In the Bdellovibrionota bacterium genome, one interval contains:
- a CDS encoding HNH endonuclease signature motif containing protein: protein MKSILLGLFLLTITLQSQAYPLVPNPAWAQGSLCNKQNPDYQTDRYAQKIPYCKRNVEWELKQELYDLYKVPEKCRGQYTIDHIIPLSIGGDNTAKNLWPEHKNIKATRLYLEEEVFMAVRDNQMSQKDAIALILKTKKTPVQLKKGNSDCD, encoded by the coding sequence ATGAAATCAATTCTGCTGGGGCTATTCTTACTTACAATCACACTTCAATCTCAAGCTTATCCGCTGGTACCAAATCCAGCATGGGCTCAAGGCTCTCTCTGCAATAAGCAAAATCCTGATTATCAAACAGATCGCTATGCTCAAAAAATTCCATACTGCAAAAGAAACGTGGAGTGGGAATTAAAACAAGAACTCTACGACCTTTATAAAGTTCCAGAAAAATGTCGAGGCCAATACACGATTGATCACATCATCCCACTTTCAATTGGTGGTGATAACACTGCAAAAAACCTATGGCCAGAACACAAAAACATAAAAGCTACTCGCCTATATTTAGAAGAGGAAGTCTTCATGGCCGTAAGAGATAATCAAATGTCACAAAAAGACGCCATCGCACTTATCTTGAAGACTAAGAAAACTCCAGTTCAACTTAAAAAAGGAAATTCAGACTGCGATTAA